A genomic stretch from Dyella sp. M7H15-1 includes:
- a CDS encoding MFS transporter: MQNSAESASLTSGTQASAVAHRTDFAILGAISFSHLLNDMIQSLIVAIYPILKGGFNLSFAQIGLITLTYQVTASLLQPLVGMVADRKPMPYSLPVGMGFTLCGLLLLATAPNFTVLLLAAALVGTGSSVFHPESSRVARLASGGQHGLAQSLFQVGGNTGTSLGPLLAAWIIVPYGRGSVAWFSLAALLAMVVLMQVGRWYRLHHVSRSKAVRHVAGEALSRNKVIICLFILGMLIFSKYFYLASISSYFTFYLIHTFNVSVQSAQIHLFVFLFAAAAGTMMGGPIGDRIGRKWVIWVSILGVAPFTLMLPHANLFWTGVLTVVIGLILSSAFSAILVYAQELIPGRVGMVSGLFFGFAFGMGGIGAAVLGRVADAYGIDYVYSLCAYLPLIGMLAIFLPNLERHPS, encoded by the coding sequence ATGCAGAACTCCGCCGAATCGGCCTCTCTAACGTCGGGCACGCAGGCCAGTGCTGTTGCGCATCGCACCGATTTCGCCATTCTGGGCGCGATCAGTTTTTCACACCTGCTCAACGACATGATCCAATCGCTGATCGTGGCGATCTATCCGATTCTGAAAGGTGGCTTCAACCTGAGCTTCGCGCAGATCGGTCTGATCACACTGACTTACCAGGTTACGGCTTCGTTACTGCAGCCGCTGGTCGGTATGGTGGCTGATCGCAAGCCCATGCCTTATTCCCTGCCGGTAGGCATGGGTTTCACGCTTTGCGGTTTGTTGTTGTTGGCGACTGCACCGAATTTCACAGTGCTGTTACTGGCGGCAGCGCTGGTAGGCACGGGTTCGTCGGTGTTTCACCCCGAGTCCTCACGCGTCGCGCGCCTGGCTTCGGGTGGACAGCACGGCCTGGCACAATCGTTGTTCCAGGTGGGCGGCAACACAGGCACGTCGCTCGGGCCGTTGCTGGCAGCGTGGATCATCGTGCCGTATGGCCGCGGCAGTGTGGCCTGGTTCTCGCTGGCTGCCTTGCTGGCGATGGTGGTGTTGATGCAGGTGGGGCGTTGGTATCGCTTGCATCACGTCAGTCGCAGCAAAGCGGTGCGTCACGTCGCGGGTGAAGCGCTGAGCCGCAACAAGGTGATCATATGCCTGTTTATTCTAGGCATGCTGATCTTCTCCAAGTATTTCTACCTCGCCAGCATCAGCAGCTATTTCACCTTCTATCTGATCCACACCTTCAACGTGTCGGTGCAGAGCGCGCAGATACATTTGTTCGTATTTCTGTTCGCGGCGGCGGCCGGTACGATGATGGGTGGCCCCATCGGCGATCGCATCGGGCGCAAGTGGGTGATCTGGGTGTCGATTCTGGGCGTGGCGCCGTTCACGCTGATGCTGCCGCACGCCAATCTGTTCTGGACCGGCGTGCTGACGGTGGTGATCGGTTTGATTCTGTCGTCGGCGTTTTCGGCGATTCTGGTTTACGCGCAGGAGTTGATACCGGGGCGTGTAGGCATGGTCTCCGGCTTGTTCTTCGGTTTTGCCTTCGGCATGGGCGGTATTGGCGCAGCGGTGTTGGGTCGTGTAGCAGATGCATATGGCATCGATTATGTGTATTCATTGTGTGCGTATTTGCCGTTGATTGGCATGTTGGCAATTTTTCTGCCGAATTTGGAGCGCCATCCTTCCTGA
- a CDS encoding pitrilysin family protein has product MMSRPFKTLAWSLMLGMGLVATSIPALADAPAVSQAVASDGKVLRATLDNGLRVVIVRETLSPMVTTQITYLAGGYHTPAGFPGTAHALEHMMFRDSQGMTGAQLNEMTGKMGAENNAFTTNDATQYYFVAPSNYLDILLHIESTRMEGALLTHKDWERERGAIEQEVSRDISDPGYLAFQKAERILYASTGYAEDALGTRPSFDKTTAEHLQTFYKDWYAPNNALLVIVGDVDPPSTFATVQELFGKIPQRKLAKAAPLKLQPVKPETITATTPQGTGSVQFMYRMPGMKEKDNAAAQVLLDVLNNARSSLNALAVQGKVLSADAQLQPFSYGGVGVIEVGFPKGGDAKKAQADLQGVIDDLLKNGTPAELVETSKRSEIAQAEFNKNSAVTLASAWSQAIAWMGLNSPEEAEQQIRHVTVDDVNRVAREYLKPDQRVTVVLTSDNNGKRPPDSVGFGGSESFAGNDKLDAPLPEWAAEKLSKLDMPRWTLAPVEMTLVNGIRLIVQPETISKTVTVLGHIDNNPKLHEPAGQEGASRLLSTLFDYGSTTLDRNAYHKALDDISATESGGTDFGIAVLSDQFDRGMQLLADNELHPALPQEGFAVRQETLSRSLAGEMQSPQYKMMKAMMEGLLPKGDPDLRRATPETVNKLTLQNIKDYYAKTYRPDLTTIVVVGHVTPGQAKATVERYFGAWKAEGPKPDVIAKPVATNPAGYTVVDNPYASQDQVLMGQMLELNMHNPDRYALQLGNDVLGGNGFASRLMADIRVKHGYAYGAGSGLRLDRSRSIFFVQYGSDPDKVAAVDGLVRQNLLDMQNTPVKAEELNNARQYEIRSIPISVASINSIGRSLLSWAWHGEPLDQPLVAAKHFLSMTPEQVQAAFKKYLRPHSLMQVVQGPPPAKH; this is encoded by the coding sequence ATGATGTCCAGACCCTTCAAGACATTGGCATGGAGCTTGATGCTGGGGATGGGGCTGGTGGCCACCAGCATCCCTGCCCTCGCCGATGCACCCGCCGTCTCGCAAGCCGTTGCCAGCGACGGCAAGGTGCTGCGTGCCACCCTGGACAATGGCCTGCGCGTCGTCATCGTGCGCGAAACACTTTCGCCGATGGTCACCACCCAGATCACCTATCTGGCCGGCGGCTATCACACGCCGGCGGGTTTCCCCGGCACGGCGCATGCGCTGGAACACATGATGTTCCGCGACAGCCAGGGCATGACCGGTGCGCAGCTCAATGAAATGACCGGCAAGATGGGGGCGGAAAACAATGCCTTCACCACGAATGACGCCACGCAGTATTACTTCGTGGCGCCGTCGAACTATCTCGACATCCTGCTGCACATCGAATCAACACGCATGGAAGGCGCGCTGCTCACCCATAAAGACTGGGAGCGCGAGCGCGGTGCGATCGAACAGGAAGTCTCGCGCGATATTTCCGATCCAGGTTATCTCGCTTTCCAAAAAGCCGAACGCATTCTGTACGCAAGCACCGGCTACGCGGAAGATGCACTCGGTACGCGTCCGTCGTTCGACAAAACCACGGCAGAACATCTGCAAACGTTCTACAAGGACTGGTATGCGCCGAACAACGCCTTGCTGGTGATCGTGGGCGATGTCGATCCGCCAAGCACGTTCGCCACGGTGCAGGAACTGTTCGGCAAAATTCCGCAACGCAAGCTGGCCAAAGCCGCCCCCCTGAAGCTGCAACCCGTCAAACCGGAAACGATTACCGCTACCACCCCGCAAGGCACGGGTTCGGTGCAGTTCATGTATCGCATGCCGGGCATGAAGGAAAAGGACAACGCTGCCGCGCAAGTTCTGCTGGACGTGCTCAACAACGCACGCAGTTCGCTCAACGCGCTCGCCGTGCAAGGCAAGGTACTGAGTGCCGATGCGCAGTTGCAGCCTTTCAGCTACGGTGGCGTCGGGGTCATCGAAGTCGGCTTCCCCAAGGGCGGCGACGCCAAGAAGGCGCAAGCCGATCTGCAGGGCGTGATCGACGACCTGCTGAAAAACGGCACACCTGCCGAACTGGTGGAAACCTCCAAGCGTTCCGAGATCGCACAAGCCGAATTCAACAAGAACAGTGCCGTAACGCTCGCCAGTGCCTGGTCGCAGGCCATCGCGTGGATGGGACTGAATTCACCCGAAGAAGCCGAACAGCAGATTCGCCATGTCACTGTCGATGATGTGAATCGCGTCGCGCGTGAATATCTGAAACCGGATCAGCGTGTCACCGTGGTCCTCACTTCCGACAACAACGGCAAGCGTCCGCCGGACAGCGTCGGCTTTGGCGGTTCGGAATCCTTCGCCGGCAACGACAAGCTCGATGCGCCACTGCCGGAATGGGCCGCTGAAAAGCTGAGCAAGCTGGACATGCCGCGCTGGACGCTGGCGCCGGTGGAAATGACGCTTGTCAACGGCATCCGTCTGATCGTGCAACCGGAAACCATCAGCAAGACAGTGACGGTGCTGGGTCATATCGACAACAACCCGAAGCTGCATGAGCCGGCTGGACAGGAAGGTGCGTCACGCCTACTGTCCACGCTGTTCGATTACGGTTCCACCACCCTGGACCGCAATGCGTATCACAAGGCACTGGACGATATCTCCGCCACGGAAAGTGGCGGCACCGATTTTGGCATCGCCGTGCTCAGCGACCAGTTCGACCGCGGCATGCAACTGCTTGCTGACAACGAACTGCACCCGGCCTTACCCCAGGAAGGCTTCGCCGTGCGGCAGGAAACGCTGTCGCGCAGCCTGGCCGGCGAAATGCAGTCGCCGCAGTACAAGATGATGAAGGCCATGATGGAAGGCCTGCTGCCCAAGGGCGATCCGGACCTGCGGCGCGCCACGCCGGAAACGGTCAACAAACTCACCTTGCAGAACATCAAGGATTACTATGCGAAAACATATCGCCCTGATCTCACCACCATCGTCGTGGTCGGCCATGTCACGCCGGGCCAGGCCAAGGCCACGGTGGAACGCTACTTCGGCGCATGGAAAGCCGAAGGTCCGAAACCGGATGTGATCGCCAAGCCGGTCGCCACCAATCCGGCCGGCTATACCGTGGTCGACAACCCGTATGCCTCGCAAGACCAGGTGCTGATGGGCCAGATGCTTGAACTCAACATGCACAACCCCGACCGTTACGCGCTGCAACTGGGCAATGACGTGCTCGGCGGCAACGGCTTTGCCTCGCGCCTAATGGCCGATATCCGCGTGAAACATGGCTACGCCTATGGTGCGGGCTCCGGCTTGCGCTTAGACCGCTCACGCTCGATCTTCTTTGTGCAGTATGGCAGTGACCCGGACAAGGTGGCGGCAGTCGATGGACTGGTGCGCCAGAACCTGCTGGATATGCAGAACACACCCGTGAAGGCCGAAGAGCTGAATAACGCACGCCAGTACGAAATCCGCTCGATTCCGATAAGCGTCGCCAGCATCAACAGCATCGGCCGTTCGCTGCTGAGTTGGGCATGGCATGGCGAGCCGCTGGATCAGCCGCTGGTGGCGGCGAAGCATTTCCTGTCCATGACGCCGGAGCAGGTGCAGGCGGCGTTCAAGAAATACCTGAGGCCGCACAGCCTTATGCAGGTGGTGCAAGGGCCACCACCTGCGAAGCACTGA
- the ppk1 gene encoding polyphosphate kinase 1, translating into MPADSTIAPEVPILPATPTVDLNDKAYYIHRELSQLQFNNRVLEQALDERTPLLERLKFLLIFSSNMDEFFEIRVAGLKGQLVYGHEIIGPDGITPKQALVEISEIAHRQIARQYTILNERLLPELDQHGIRIVRRESWSVAQKRWVQRYFRQEVAPMMTPIGLDPTHPFPLLVNKSLNFIVELEGVDAFGRDSGLAILPAPRVLPRIIRLPADVCEGGENHVLLSSIIHAHAEELFPGMEVRGCYQFRLTRNADLTLDPEEMDDLARALRGELSSRRFGDAVRLEVADNCPKPLTNYLLKQFSLTEAELYEVNGPVNLTRLFGIISRSESPQLQYPPFAPAIPKAVKKAEDLFQVISRQDVLLLHPYESFAPVVDLVRQAAKDPQVLTIEQTLYRTGANSEIVDALVEAARAGKEVITVVELRARFDEESNLGLATRLQQAGAVVIYGVVDVKTHAKLMLIQRREGDKLARYAHLGTGNYHSGNARLYTDYSLLTSDSALCEDVHKLFSQLTGMGKLLKMKKLLHAPFTLKKSLLEMIAHEQAHAEAGKPAQIIIKVNALTDAKMIRALYKASSAGVKIDLLVRGTCCLRPGIPSISQNVSVRSIVGRFLEHSRVYWFANDGDERMYLASADFMERNLDRRIETSFPIEDRKLRQRIRKELDLYLTDNTTAWQLLEDGNYSRLLPVDGQAPHDVQQQLLEKYCGVSGTTTMR; encoded by the coding sequence ATGCCTGCCGACAGCACAATCGCACCTGAGGTCCCCATCCTCCCTGCCACGCCCACAGTCGATCTGAACGATAAGGCGTATTACATCCATCGCGAACTGTCGCAGTTGCAGTTCAACAACCGCGTGCTGGAACAGGCGCTGGATGAACGCACTCCTCTGCTGGAACGGCTGAAGTTCCTGCTGATCTTTTCCAGCAATATGGACGAATTCTTCGAAATCCGCGTGGCTGGCCTGAAAGGACAGCTTGTCTACGGGCACGAGATCATTGGTCCCGATGGCATCACGCCGAAACAGGCGCTGGTCGAAATCAGCGAGATCGCGCACCGCCAGATCGCGCGGCAGTACACGATACTCAACGAACGCCTGCTGCCCGAACTGGATCAGCACGGCATCCGCATTGTGCGCCGCGAAAGCTGGAGCGTTGCGCAAAAACGCTGGGTGCAGCGCTACTTTCGCCAGGAAGTGGCCCCGATGATGACGCCGATCGGGCTTGACCCCACTCACCCCTTCCCGCTGCTGGTCAACAAGAGCCTCAACTTCATCGTGGAGTTGGAAGGCGTGGATGCCTTTGGCCGCGATTCGGGCCTGGCGATCCTGCCGGCGCCGCGCGTCTTGCCGCGCATCATTCGCCTGCCGGCCGATGTCTGCGAAGGTGGCGAGAACCATGTGTTGCTGTCGTCGATCATCCACGCGCACGCTGAAGAACTGTTCCCCGGCATGGAGGTGCGTGGCTGTTACCAGTTCCGCCTGACCCGCAATGCCGACCTTACGCTTGATCCGGAAGAAATGGACGACCTCGCCCGCGCACTGCGCGGCGAATTGTCCTCGCGCCGTTTCGGCGACGCGGTGCGTCTGGAGGTTGCCGACAATTGTCCCAAGCCGCTGACCAATTACCTGCTCAAGCAATTCAGCCTGACCGAAGCCGAATTGTATGAAGTGAACGGCCCGGTGAATCTCACGCGCCTGTTCGGCATCATCAGCCGCAGCGAGAGCCCGCAGTTGCAGTACCCGCCGTTCGCACCGGCGATCCCCAAAGCCGTGAAAAAGGCCGAGGATTTGTTCCAGGTGATCAGCAGGCAAGACGTGTTGCTGTTGCACCCTTACGAGTCCTTTGCTCCGGTAGTGGATCTGGTGCGCCAGGCGGCGAAAGATCCGCAAGTACTTACCATCGAACAAACGCTGTATCGCACTGGCGCTAATTCCGAGATCGTCGATGCGCTGGTGGAAGCGGCGCGCGCCGGCAAGGAAGTGATCACGGTCGTCGAGTTGCGCGCCCGCTTCGACGAAGAATCCAATCTGGGTCTGGCCACTCGCCTGCAACAGGCTGGTGCGGTGGTGATCTACGGCGTGGTCGATGTGAAAACCCATGCCAAGCTGATGCTGATCCAGCGCCGCGAAGGCGACAAGCTCGCACGCTACGCACATCTGGGCACGGGCAACTATCACAGCGGCAATGCGCGCCTTTACACCGATTACAGTCTGCTGACCTCCGATTCCGCGCTATGCGAGGACGTGCACAAGCTCTTCAGTCAGCTCACCGGCATGGGCAAGCTGCTGAAGATGAAGAAGCTGTTGCATGCGCCGTTTACCCTTAAGAAATCGCTGCTTGAAATGATCGCCCACGAGCAGGCTCATGCCGAAGCGGGCAAACCAGCGCAGATCATCATCAAGGTCAACGCGTTGACCGATGCGAAGATGATCCGCGCCTTGTACAAGGCGAGCAGTGCCGGTGTGAAAATCGACCTGCTCGTGCGCGGCACCTGCTGCTTGCGTCCCGGTATTCCAAGCATTTCGCAGAATGTAAGCGTACGCTCGATCGTCGGCCGCTTCCTTGAGCACAGCCGCGTGTACTGGTTCGCCAACGACGGCGACGAACGTATGTATCTGGCCAGCGCGGATTTCATGGAGCGCAATCTGGACCGCCGCATCGAAACCTCGTTCCCAATTGAAGACCGCAAACTGCGCCAGCGCATCCGCAAGGAGCTGGACCTGTACCTGACCGACAACACCACGGCCTGGCAGTTGCTGGAAGACGGCAACTATTCGCGGCTGCTGCCCGTCGACGGGCAGGCACCGCACGATGTGCAGCAGCAGTTGCTGGAGAAATATTGTGGGGTGAGTGGAACAACCACCATGCGCTGA